A genomic window from Pseudonocardia broussonetiae includes:
- the eutJ gene encoding ethanolamine utilization protein EutJ codes for MTTDPRALLDAAAACAGTVPETVTGPLRVGVDLGTATCVLVVLDASGAPVWVDAHPSGALRDGVVVDFAAAVAAVRHLRTRAEEALGAPLTATATAYPPCIPVRDARACTYVCETAGFADVVLVDEVTAAQRTLDVRDGVVVDVGGGSTGVGVFRDGVLEALDDRAGGGHHLDLVLAGALRIPVEQAEARKREDPAGAFPILVPGLQRIAESVRSMTRGVEHLPVHLAGGALMIPGADSVLAEWLERPVVTYPHALLITPLGIARSAP; via the coding sequence GTGACCACCGACCCACGCGCGCTGCTGGACGCCGCCGCGGCCTGCGCCGGCACCGTCCCGGAGACCGTGACCGGGCCGCTGCGGGTGGGCGTCGACCTCGGCACGGCCACCTGCGTGCTGGTGGTGCTCGACGCCTCGGGCGCCCCGGTGTGGGTCGACGCCCACCCGTCGGGCGCGCTGCGCGACGGGGTGGTGGTCGACTTCGCTGCCGCGGTGGCCGCCGTGCGGCACCTGCGGACGCGGGCCGAGGAGGCGCTCGGCGCACCGCTGACGGCCACCGCCACGGCCTACCCTCCGTGCATCCCGGTCCGCGACGCTCGGGCGTGCACCTACGTCTGCGAGACGGCCGGGTTCGCCGACGTCGTCCTGGTCGACGAGGTCACCGCCGCGCAGCGCACGCTCGACGTCCGGGACGGGGTGGTGGTCGACGTCGGGGGCGGCTCGACAGGCGTCGGTGTCTTCCGGGACGGCGTGCTCGAGGCCCTCGACGACCGGGCCGGCGGCGGGCACCACCTCGACCTGGTGCTGGCCGGCGCGCTGCGGATCCCGGTGGAGCAGGCCGAGGCGCGCAAGCGCGAGGATCCGGCCGGGGCCTTCCCGATCCTCGTGCCCGGCCTGCAGAGGATCGCCGAGTCGGTCCGTTCCATGACCCGCGGCGTGGAGCACCTTCCCGTGCACCTCGCCGGGGGTGCCCTGATGATCCCCGGCGCGGACTCCGTGCTGGCCGAATGGCTGGAGCGCCCCGTCGTGACCTACCCGCACGCCCTGTTGATCACGCCGCTCGGGATCGCGAGGTCGGCGCCGTGA